From Vitis vinifera cultivar Pinot Noir 40024 chromosome 5, ASM3070453v1, the proteins below share one genomic window:
- the LOC100249363 gene encoding pentatricopeptide repeat-containing protein At3g22670, mitochondrial, with protein sequence MLSKLKIFHLFSHSGSSTTPYMYKGNNLLLNALHYLSLNPFCTTTGSPTTAESPELPDWVKFSQNNNPAGSDSDDDFVIPKLAYWAENQKHDHRSKVDGYVLKETIDSDIDKISELLKFRHSSADAVVQALGGCGVSVSESLVEQVLKRFSNDWIPAFGFFKWAKAQTGYRHSMNSYNSMVDILGKLKKFDLMWELVEEMDRLGGYVSLATMTKVMRRLARASRWKDAIEAFRGMERFGVKKDTLAMNTLMDALVKENSVEHANDVFVEFKDSILLNPHTFNVLIHGWCKARKMDNALKSMAEMKEHGFCPDVISYTSIVEAYCREKDFRKVNSVLNEMEEKGCPPNVVTYTIVMHALGKGKEISKALEVYEKMKGSSCVPDTSFYSSLIYILSKAGRLKDARDVFEDMTKQGAIPDVLTYNTMISAACMHSQEEDALKLLLKMEESSCKPDLNTYSPLLKMCCRNNRMKVLSALLNHMFKNDISLEVGTYSLLVHGLCKSGKLEHACLFFEEMVSKGLVPKDCTHKLLLKELEKKSMVEAKERVEKLMSQARQQG encoded by the coding sequence ATGctttcaaaactcaaaattttccatcttttttCGCATTCAGGCTCATCGACAACTCCATATATGTATAAAGGTAATAATCTTCTTCTCAATGCGCTCCATTACTTGTCACTTAATCCTTTCTGCACCACGACTGGGTCACCCACTACGGCCGAGTCACCCGAGCTTCCGGACTGGGTCAAATTCTCTCAGAATAACAACCCTGCTGGCTCAGATTCTGATGATGATTTCGTGATTCCTAAACTTGCTTATTGGGCGGAGAATCAAAAGCATGATCATCGCAGTAAAGTTGATGGGTACGTGCTAAAGGAGACTATTGACAGTGATATCGATAAAATTAGTGAACTTCTCAAGTTTAGGCACTCCTCGGCTGATGCTGTTGTCCAAGCTCTAGGTGGGTGTGGCGTGAGTGTATCCGAAAGCTTGGTTGAGCAAGTTTTGAAGAGATTCAGCAATGATTGGATCCCGGCTTTTGGGTTTTTCAAGTGGGCAAAAGCTCAAACGGGTTATAGGCATTCTATGAATTCCTACAACTCAATGGTTGACATCTTAGGGAAGTTGAAGAAGTTTGATCTTATGTGGGAGTTGGTGGAGGAGATGGATCGATTGGGGGGATATGTTTCCTTGGCCACAATGACTAAGGTCATGAGAAGGCTTGCAAGGGCGAGTCGGTGGAAGGATGCCATAGAGGCATTTCGAGGAATGGAGAGGTTTGGCGTGAAGAAGGACACATTGGCGATGAATACACTTATGGATGCCCTGGTTAAGGAGAATAGCGTTGAGCATGCTAATGATGTGTTTGTAGAGTTCAAGGATTCAATTCTTTTGAACCCTCATACTTTCAATGTATTGATTCATGGTTGGTGCAAAGCTAGGAAGATGGATAATGCCCTGAAGTCTATGGCAGAGATGAAGGAACATGGGTTCTGCCCAGATGTGATTTCTTACACGTCCATTGTGGAAGCTTACTGTCGCGAGAAAGATTTTCGCAAAGTCAATTCTGTACTAAATGAGATGGAGGAAAAGGGGTGTCCCCCAAATGTAGTGACATACACCATTGTTATGCATGCTTTGGGCAAGGGAAAGGAAATATCTAAAGCTTTGGAGGTGTATGAGAAGATGAAGGGAAGCAGTTGTGTTCCTGATACTTCATTTTACAGTTCCTTGATTTACATACTAAGCAAAGCAGGTAGGCTTAAGGATGCTCGGGATGTATTTGAGGACATGACAAAGCAGGGTGCAATCCCAGATGTGTTGACATATAATACCATGATCTCTGCTGCCTGCATGCATTCCCAGGAAGAAGATGCCTTGAAGCTGCTtctgaaaatggaagaaagttCCTGCAAGCCTGATCTTAATACTTACTCCCCTTTACTGAAAATGTGCTGCAGAAACAACAGAATGAAGGTGCTTTCAGCATTGTTGAACCACATGTTTAAGAACGACATAAGTCTTGAAGTTGGAACCTATTCTCTCTTGGTGCATGGACTGTGTAAGAGTGGGAAACTTGAACATGCTTGCTTGTTTTTTGAGGAAATGGTGTCAAAGGGATTGGTTCCTAAGGACTGTACCCACAAGTTGTTGCTGAAAGAGCTTGAAAAGAAGAGTATGGTAGAAGCCAAGGAAAGGGTTGAAAAGTTGATGTCACAGGCAAGACAACAAGGATGA